CATTCGAAGCGAATGGAGAAAAAGTTGTAAGGACCAAAAAAGCTTACACTAATAATAGCAGCTTCGTATTATTGTCTTGCAGAGCGTCCGCGGCGCGCTTTGCTGAAGCTGTAACATGAAAAAACGAAGGTTCGTGTAGTATTGCGAGGTTGCGTAGCAAGATCATAAAGCAACCGAGTCCCAATGTAACCATCATGGCAATTCTTTAAAAGGTGACAAGTTTCCCTCTCTGGCAAGTTGTGGCTGCCTTTCGACTAATCTTTAGCGTAGCTCTAGAAAAGAAGTCCCAAAACAGAGCAGCGGCGGCCCCATAAAATAGTGTAAGCATATGATTTGTAACTAAGCCTACCTTTGTTGGTAAAAACAGCTTCTAGCGTGAAGTCTAGAGGACAATCCATATTAATTCATACAACTAACAGCAATTATACATTCAACAATCCTCTGAGATGGATCAAGAAGGACGAAGGCTTTTCCGATGATATACATAATGGGAACAAACGGCTGGAGCGCAGCTGGAAAGATAATAACGAATGTAATGACGCTTGTTGATTGTCAGAATTTCTTCTGGCATCGATGATGCCATAGAGGCATGGCAATTACTTCAAACATTAACAGCACAAGAAAGAAGCTTTtactattattatttaGGATGGGCGAGATGATAGGGCATTTTTGGTAGACGGCGAGATTCTCTGTTATGTAATCTTTTATAGCAATCCATGACTCTTTTTGAATGAACGGAGCGATGAGTTCGTTGACTGCAACAATGAAACAGTAAAGCTGTATCCCCTCGACGACTCGCTTTTCATCTCATTCAAGTCCAAATAATTTCCAATACTCCACGGAATCCAGAATTTGAAGTCCTTGCAACCTCAAAATGCAACCCTGCTCCCCGCGctcatatcatcatcccatcCCGCAGCACCGAATCCCGCGTCTATTTTGGACCTCAACGAAAGTCGCCGCATTCCCAACCTGAAATCTCAGTTTTCTTCACAACCctcttcgctcttctttctccttcggaaggaaagatggaataAACTCAGACGGGTTTAGTTTAGATATAAGACATATTGTCCCCTTACCCATTCTTTTGAATTTTATGAAATATCATCATTACTGAGCGCAAATGCCGATAAAGCAAATAGATAAGTACAACACAAGCATGACATTCCATTTCCAGCTACATACGAGTACATGTTGTTCATCAAAAATTGCACttcgatcttctttccactccGTTTAACCGCACTTTTTTTCGTAACCTCCCAAAGCCATGGCATTTTTCAGGAAAATCCCAATAATTTCCTCCCCCTTCATTTTCCATTTATAGAGGAGAAATGGGCATACCTTGCCACTTCCTAATCTCGTAACCTTTCAAGATGAAGACAGCACAGAGAATCGCACCAACGCCGGCAGCGAGAGCACCCTGAGTAATGTATTCCTCAAAGAAACCATGGTCTTCTCCCCAGTTATaaacaaagaaaggaatggCGAAACCCCAGATTGACttaaaaaaaatgaagacAGCTTGGGTGTCCATCGAGCGAGACATGTAGCCTTCGAGGACGTACtgcagaaaaaaaagtcaggTTGATTCAAGGAACAAATTGAAAGACTTAGTGTGATGACGCACAGTTTGCAATAAGCCAGTAGCAGCAGaaagacagaagaagaaaagaccaCCTCCAAAGAGGAATCCAATCCAGTGGAGCTCTTTGGAAGTGACGATACCGACGATGACCAAACTGACAAACATAAATGGAAGGATAGGGATCTTAACACAGTAGTAGTCAGCATATATCCTCCTAACAGTAGACTGGAAAGATTTACGAGGGCCCAAAGACGGTGTTCAGGTTGTCGATGGCCATATTTGCGCTCCAAGTAAGAGCAAGTCTTGTCGCCTACAAGGCCACCAGACCATTTACCTAAAATACCACCCAAGCCAAACGCCAAGAACGCAGTACCCAAGGGAATGGTGGCGAAGTTGTAAGGAGGGCCCTCAAACTTTTGAGGCATGACAATGGTGATACCAATAGACCAAGCAAAGAGAGAACCGTAATagatggaaggaatgaCGATGGTGATATAACGAAGCTATTATGGGTCGCGCATGGATGGTCAACACATGCCATTCAATCAAAAAAGCAGGGAAATATATAATGACTTACCATGAGAAAAGGGGAGAGACAGACCTGCAAATAGTCCATGGGCCTTTTCCATGGCATCCATGCAGGGCCGACGTGTCCGGGCACCACCGTGGGCGCTTCGTGAACTTCTTCGAGATGCTTGATAACAGGCTTCGATGAGTCATCCTTGTTGTAGGACTCTCTAGGCTGAGGGCTAGGGGAGCTAGGGGCAATAGGTTGGGCGTCGATACCTTGCAAAGGAGTGGAGAAGTCTTCGTTCCAAAGGGTCTCAGGCACGACGAAAAAGTAAAGAAGACATTGGACAACGGCAAGGCCGAGAACGAGCCAGAAAAGGACATGCCAGTTTGCCTTCTCGACAATAATGCCGCTAAAAAGGGGAGCGACTGCTGGAGCGATGACGACAGCGACGGCGTACATGGACATCTTGTGGCCTCGAACTTCTTTGATAAAGATATCGGCAATGGTGGCTGGAGGCACAGTTTGACTaaaagaagaggtcaaACCAGCGAAGAGTCGAGAAATTGCGAAGCATTCATAGGATGGTGACAGTGCCATCCAAATGACGCAAGGAATATAGATTGCGGAGCCTGCAAGGTAGACTGGGCGTCGACCCACCGTCTTTCCATCAAAATTAGTTTAGCAAAATCACGGATGAATTTGAGAAGTTGCTCACCTTTGAAAGGGGGTTCCAAAAGAGGGGACCAACAGCAAAACCAAGAAGATAGTAACCAATTGTATTAGGGATCATAGAAGGAGCCACACCAAAAGCTGCACCCAAGGTtctgaaaatgatgaatCAGCTGTGGACTGcagaatgaagaagacgtttGACTCACGGGAAAGCGACTTGAATGATGGCAATACTGGTTACTAGTTAGCGTGGGAGCAGAAGTAGTGCTAATAAAACCTACCCAAAGTTTGCAAGGAAACCACTATAGCTCAAGGTgcaaagaatgaagaattTTCTCATGGCACTGAGTGCGTTAACAGGGTGGTTGGCAGGTAAAGATGGGTCTCTTCCGtctcgaagaagatttgAATGGTGTCCTTGATGATTTTGTTGTTGGCTCTCAATGTCACTGCGGCTCGAGCTCGCGATATTTGATAATTCTGGCATGTTGAATGAGCAGCCCTGGGAATGAACAACAGCTTCCAATTCTCCCGCTCTCTTCTATATATTTTCATGTTCATTCGCAGTGCACTTGACCTGACTCCTCCTCAGGTCCCCTCTCCTGAGGTGGATGACAGTCAATAGCCGACAACATCAACGATTTGATCGAGATTAAACAAAGGCTTCGTATTCACCTGCGGCGAAATCTTTCGTTCCGGATAATATGATATATGCTATTTGAATTATCAGCAATAGCTGACGCGCTATCTCTCTGCTTAGTGATTGGTTCGGTGGGGAATAACTGTGAACGACGTGTGGAGCTCTGGAGGAAAGATAAACTGCAAGCAAAACCGAACAACAAACGTTAACCCTCATCTCGCAGCCTTTACTAACCGCCGATCGGCAAGTCACATGACGGTGCCCCAACACTATCAGTTTCAAGTCGCCGCAACAGTTGAAGCTTAGATCTAGCAAAATCGCAGTTTTACCAGGGAGAAATGACGGAACTCGCGGGGTTCATGTGGCTCAGCACCTGAGGCCTTAAGGCACGATAAGGAAATAAGGGTCAATCAGGAGCAATCGGGCCCAACTCCGAAGTTAGTCTCCGCACACCGCCCTGGTGGGCTACCCTTTGGCGCTCTGGAGTACGAGGAGTTGCTTGAGCGGCATTTCATCACGCTTaagacaaaaaagaagaagaagaaggctgataCATGCTCTGTCTATTCTGACGGCGCCTTCTGAAAGCTTACCAGGAACAAGCGCTGGTACTGCAAgccatcatctcaatccATGTCGGCTTTCTTTTACTCGGAAGGCACAAAAGTTATTTTGAACTTCACATCTGTGTGTGATGAATGGCTCTCTGTTATGCGTTATTGTTTGTTTTGCGAATAACTCGGCTGTTAGGACGTAACACTGGACAACATGAGACATATGGTTATAACATCGGTAGGACCTTCGGCATCTGGTGGCATGTCTGTGCTCAGCTACTCTGAGGTTTTCTACTACTCGCCAacccatccttcttgtctgTTGAGTCAACACCTGGTTTTGGCCATGAAGGACATTGATGACTATGCTTCAATTGAAAGCCACAAAGGGTAATAACGagaacctcttcttttcaagtACGATGACGTTAATAACTTCTCAGCCAGTTGATCCTTCAAGATACCATTGGCCATACATCAGTTCTCGTGTAACCTTACTGCTTCAGACCTCCCGAATTTAACTCGTAAATGTAATGTGGGTCAGATTTAAAGGTGACGATGATCAACCTTTCATATTCATACAGATGGTAGTCGATGCAAAAAaatcccttttcttttgtaCAAAAATGAACTCAAAAATTAAGCAACCTCAGCAAGAAGCTCCGCGTACCGCTCCTCGGCCTCCTTGGCGCAGTCGTGAGCGTATAATATCTTCTGGGTCAACCTTATAACGAGTCAGCTTGCCGAAGTCCTTTGTTTTAGAGAGTGTAATCTTACTGGTCGATGGCCTTGTCAGGGTTCTCAccaccctccttcttcgcttgTCTGAAAGCAGCGTCTCTAGCCTCCTGGTCCTTACCAGTGCCGAGGTGCAATCCTTTGCCGTTGGCAGCTGCGGTCAACACAGCCCAGTCGGCACGAGGCTTCCTGAGAGCCTGTTTCTGTACGTCAATATACGAAAActtcaaaaaaaaaaaaatgaataAGAAAAGTTCACCTGATACACGAGCAGAGCCTTGTGGATCTCCTCCTTGGACTTAATCTTGCTGAGAACGACGCCGAGAACAGCTGCGTCTTCGACAGCCTGTGCGGCACCTTGAGCCAAGTGCGGAAGGGTAGGGTGGCAAGCGTCACCGACCAAGGCAGTGTTACCGTCGACCCAGTGGGATAAGGGGGCATGGACTCGGAGCTTCCACTCGAGAACAGAGTCTTCGGGAACAGTACGTAGGAGTTTCTGGACTCTGAGAAGTTCATTAGCTCTTTTAGCTCACCGTGAAAAAGAGCTGTCTGAAAGAGCCGTCTGAAAATCAAACGTACCGAGGGCAGAAGTCGTGGAACATGTCCaacatttcttccttaGAACCAGAGGCAGTCCAGGAGTCGGCTTCTACGAATCGACGGTCAGGGTGGGCAGTTGACATGTTGAAAAGGTCGTGGGAGGCGATAGGGTAAGCCTACGAGATGGAGAGTAAGCGGAGGTCATTAAGTGAACAAAAACATACGTACAATGATGTGTCGCTTCTCGCCAATCCATCGGTAAGAATGGGAAccggtgaagaagggcaagagtTCGGGATCCTCGTTGATCATGGATCGCTTGACTATGATTCGATAGGCAGCCTGGCCAGTGTCCTGAACTGATTCGCTTGTCAGTCGCACCATTCTGGCACTATGAAAATACTTACCGtgatcctcctctccctttcgcTTCAACATAGCTCCTCGAGCCTTGCTCTTAACACCATCGGCAGCCAATATAACATCACCTTCCACCCACTCGCCAGTAGAGCCATTACCATTGGCAGTACTGTTCGCCTGGTCTCGGCTGGTAACGAAGAATCGGTTGCT
This DNA window, taken from Cryptococcus deuterogattii R265 chromosome 3, complete sequence, encodes the following:
- a CDS encoding salicylate hydroxylase, with the translated sequence MAPILADDLRIHIIGAGMGGMGSALALAKQGYTNIHVWESAREIGEVGAGINITPNLSRILDGWGVLDIARAEAVALDGASVLKCAEDEVLTSVDFQYIEKEFGYPFYVVHRSALQKCLVTGAMNSGVVKLHLGKLIKEWDFDSNRFFVTSRDQANSTANGNGSTGEWVEGDVILAADGVKSKARGAMLKRKGEEDHVQDTGQAAYRIIVKRSMINEDPELLPFFTGSHSYRWIGEKRHIIAYPIASHDLFNMSTAHPDRRFVEADSWTASGSKEEMLDMFHDFCPRVQKLLRTVPEDSVLEWKLRVHAPLSHWVDGNTALVGDACHPTLPHLAQGAAQAVEDAAVLGVVLSKIKSKEEIHKALLVYQALRKPRADWAVLTAAANGKGLHLGTGKDQEARDAAFRQAKKEGGENPDKAIDQLTQKILYAHDCAKEAEERYAELLAEVA